The following coding sequences lie in one Clostridiales bacterium genomic window:
- a CDS encoding transcriptional regulator, whose amino-acid sequence MSILSRKIYKAIERELYRYPIIQEEVTEARERIIYGNSTMYGNVGGGQSHHSDPTALKGIKLADPELVIKEAWINVIDKVIKKYKGTEIGKLMQLQYFEQRGPAYIQRKLHIERTTCFAWRNEIVISTALIAQKYNLIDVENITLNQSDAL is encoded by the coding sequence ATGAGCATACTAAGCAGGAAGATATATAAAGCTATTGAAAGGGAACTATATAGATATCCCATCATACAAGAAGAGGTTACAGAGGCAAGGGAAAGAATAATATACGGGAATAGCACTATGTATGGCAATGTAGGAGGAGGACAATCGCATCATTCAGACCCGACAGCGCTAAAAGGGATAAAATTAGCCGACCCTGAATTAGTAATAAAAGAAGCATGGATTAATGTTATTGATAAAGTTATAAAAAAATACAAAGGTACAGAAATAGGGAAATTAATGCAGCTTCAATATTTCGAGCAAAGAGGCCCTGCCTATATACAAAGGAAATTACACATAGAACGTACAACATGTTTTGCTTGGAGGAATGAAATAGTAATATCAACAGCACTAATAGCGCAAAAGTATAATTTAATAGATGTAGAGAATATAACATTAAATCAAAGTGATGCGTTATAA
- a CDS encoding site-specific DNA-methyltransferase: MDIEKVDINTINPAPYNPRKDLKPGDPEYEKLKKSILNFGLVDPLVMNKRGNVLIGGHQRLKILKQLGYKTVDVSVVDLDQNKEKALNIALNKIQGDWDEEKLNELISELDDATLELTGFGAKEIEELANEFITPEDIDEDEVPVMPENPITQAGDIWILGGHKLICADATDAETYKGIENIDLCITDPPYNVDYVGKTKDQLKIDNDKMAGTEYEEFLCTAFKNIYNVLRPGRPIYIFHASMEMVHAGQAFTAAGFKMAQILIWVKNNITLGRQDYKWKHEPIIYGWKEGASHIWYGGFDKPTVIEDDPDFSKMSKSEIIHYIREMENTGNTTVIYEDKPMRSTEHPTMKPVKLIGRLICNSSMKGNVILDTFAGSGSTMIAAEQLHRKTINIEMDPRYCDVIVKRFKQLKNDDSQIYLIRGEKKLSGKEVFNNATT; the protein is encoded by the coding sequence ATGGATATAGAAAAGGTTGACATAAATACAATAAACCCAGCACCATATAACCCGAGAAAAGATTTAAAACCCGGTGACCCAGAGTATGAGAAATTAAAAAAGTCGATATTAAATTTTGGTCTTGTAGACCCACTCGTTATGAATAAGCGGGGGAATGTTTTAATTGGAGGGCATCAAAGGTTAAAAATATTAAAGCAACTCGGATATAAAACAGTTGATGTATCGGTTGTAGATTTGGACCAGAACAAAGAAAAGGCTTTAAATATTGCCCTGAATAAAATACAGGGCGACTGGGATGAAGAAAAACTAAATGAATTAATAAGCGAGCTTGACGATGCAACACTCGAATTGACAGGCTTTGGGGCTAAAGAAATAGAAGAGTTGGCAAATGAATTCATAACTCCGGAGGATATAGATGAAGATGAAGTCCCAGTGATGCCAGAAAACCCGATAACGCAAGCAGGGGATATATGGATATTAGGAGGCCATAAATTAATTTGCGCAGATGCGACAGATGCCGAAACATATAAAGGCATAGAAAATATAGACTTATGCATTACGGACCCGCCATATAATGTGGACTATGTAGGCAAAACAAAAGACCAATTAAAAATAGATAATGATAAAATGGCAGGCACAGAGTATGAAGAATTTTTATGCACAGCATTTAAGAATATATATAATGTGTTAAGACCGGGCAGGCCAATATATATATTCCATGCTTCAATGGAAATGGTACATGCCGGGCAAGCATTTACTGCAGCAGGATTTAAAATGGCCCAAATATTAATATGGGTAAAAAACAATATAACGTTAGGCAGGCAAGACTATAAATGGAAACATGAACCCATTATATATGGCTGGAAAGAAGGGGCAAGCCATATATGGTATGGCGGATTTGACAAGCCGACTGTAATTGAGGATGACCCGGACTTTAGCAAAATGAGCAAAAGCGAAATAATCCATTATATAAGGGAAATGGAAAATACAGGCAATACAACGGTTATATATGAAGATAAGCCGATGAGGAGTACAGAGCATCCAACGATGAAACCCGTAAAACTTATAGGAAGGTTGATTTGTAATTCAAGCATGAAGGGCAATGTAATATTGGACACGTTCGCTGGCAGCGGAAGCACAATGATAGCGGCAGAGCAATTACACAGGAAAACAATTAATATTGAAATGGATCCAAGATACTGCGATGTAATAGTAAAGCGATTTAAGCAATTAAAAAATGACGACAGCCAAATATATTTAATAAGAGGCGAGAAAAAGTTAAGCGGCAAAGAGGTGTTTAACAATGCGACGACCTAA
- a CDS encoding IS630 transposase-related protein, with protein sequence MRRPKLNSDIVEKVYKYVAAGNYIETVCQYLNISKQTYYNWLKKGEKAHSGLYFDFVDAIKRAEAEAEMRNVTLIQKAGSTTWQAAAWYLERKHPDKWGKREQMDLTHSGGIEIKVDWK encoded by the coding sequence ATGCGACGACCTAAGCTAAATAGCGATATTGTAGAAAAGGTATATAAGTATGTTGCAGCAGGGAATTATATAGAAACCGTATGCCAGTACCTCAACATAAGTAAGCAGACATACTACAATTGGTTGAAAAAAGGGGAGAAGGCCCATAGCGGGCTGTATTTTGACTTTGTAGACGCAATAAAAAGGGCAGAGGCAGAGGCCGAAATGCGAAATGTAACATTAATTCAAAAGGCGGGCAGTACAACATGGCAGGCAGCGGCGTGGTACTTAGAGCGGAAGCATCCGGATAAATGGGGAAAGCGTGAACAAATGGACCTAACCCATTCCGGCGGGATAGAAATAAAGGTGGACTGGAAATAA
- a CDS encoding PBSX family phage terminase large subunit: MVIHPGMNEAYRPIVSDNRRFKVIYGGAGSGKSVFVAQWFVLMCIGEAGHSFLCVRKVARTLRFSVFLLIRNVIGDMGLTDYFEVNKSDMTITCLANSNRFLFLGLDDVEKLKSIVGITDIWIEEASEVSKEDFEQINLRLRGITKVNKQIVLTFNPIINTHWLKAYFFDIKKDNTTILKTTYKDNKFLDDEYIAELQDLKNKDKYFYQVYALGEWGQLGNRIYTNYIVEDIPTDENGYSAIYYGLDFGYNDPSALCKVGVKDDELYILDELYQTHLDNSQLIDICKEKITRDKWIIADSAEPARIQEFKKAGFKIRPCTKGKDSVRFGIDFVKRHKMHIHPSCINFINEIQSYKYREDKDGNVLDEPVDFNNHLLDALRYATELMRMERRKRNYSGKGARQ; encoded by the coding sequence ATGGTAATACACCCAGGGATGAACGAAGCATATAGGCCAATAGTAAGCGATAACCGACGGTTTAAGGTAATATACGGAGGCGCAGGAAGCGGCAAAAGCGTATTTGTTGCGCAATGGTTTGTATTAATGTGCATAGGAGAGGCAGGACATAGCTTTTTATGCGTTCGTAAAGTTGCAAGGACCCTGCGGTTTTCTGTGTTCCTATTAATCAGGAATGTTATAGGGGACATGGGATTAACGGATTATTTTGAAGTGAATAAAAGCGATATGACGATTACTTGTTTAGCAAACAGTAACCGTTTTTTATTTTTAGGATTAGACGATGTAGAAAAGTTAAAATCGATAGTTGGCATAACGGATATATGGATAGAAGAAGCAAGCGAAGTATCAAAAGAAGATTTTGAGCAAATTAACCTGAGGTTAAGAGGGATAACAAAGGTAAATAAACAAATAGTGCTAACATTTAACCCGATAATAAATACGCACTGGCTAAAGGCATATTTCTTTGACATAAAAAAGGACAATACAACAATATTAAAGACAACCTACAAGGATAATAAATTCCTTGATGATGAATATATAGCAGAATTGCAGGACCTAAAGAATAAAGATAAATACTTCTACCAAGTATATGCACTTGGCGAATGGGGACAGTTAGGCAACCGAATATATACGAATTATATAGTTGAGGATATCCCGACGGATGAAAACGGGTATAGTGCAATTTACTATGGGCTTGATTTTGGTTATAACGACCCATCGGCATTATGCAAAGTAGGTGTAAAAGACGATGAATTATATATATTAGATGAATTATACCAAACACATTTGGATAATTCACAACTTATAGATATATGCAAAGAGAAAATAACAAGAGATAAATGGATAATAGCCGATAGTGCGGAGCCTGCAAGAATACAAGAATTTAAAAAGGCAGGGTTTAAAATAAGACCATGTACTAAAGGCAAAGATAGTGTGCGGTTTGGTATTGATTTTGTAAAGCGCCATAAGATGCATATACATCCGTCTTGTATAAATTTTATTAATGAAATCCAATCATACAAATACAGAGAGGACAAAGATGGGAATGTATTAGATGAACCAGTGGACTTTAACAACCATTTATTAGATGCGTTAAGGTATGCGACAGAATTAATGAGAATGGAGAGAAGGAAAAGAAACTATTCAGGGAAGGGAGCGAGACAATGA
- a CDS encoding phage portal protein: MIDYSQLLKADLQGLFIDQLERINKINRWYDIYDGKQEWETKSGLDYVPTKKITNKIKELIDKRARFMFGKEIYFNIKPKVADAKGSTANADNAQLKEDVLYKILDANKFNSKLLKAYKDYSIGGKIAIKLWAQKEIGLKIIFCPAQEFIPFYDIDDIDNLYKVIFVYMIQDAILPKEQIIKKQTWEMINGKCILNEGTYDGTGAVIETPFQDYNTGLDFIPVIIIQNGGLTGETEGRSDVDLLWSNQDAYNRLTSDDIDALRFQMFGQNVITDASEDSIKNIEIAPGAMIDLQTDAVMDGKQATVSRLESSFGYNDKYQDTVNRIKNDMYDAMSVPNIGLEQLKGLMQSGKSMKALYWDIISACEESWGEWGPALNQMVDYIFKMVDVYNLYNARDIVKFDTTMTIEHTYPIPEDEADQQRLDLEKVAAQVMSKKSFIKKWQDVTDVDAELEQIITESGMTQDNFVQAAANELGGGTNE; encoded by the coding sequence ATGATTGATTATTCGCAACTATTAAAAGCCGATTTGCAAGGCCTTTTTATAGACCAATTGGAGCGTATAAACAAAATTAATAGATGGTATGATATCTATGATGGCAAGCAGGAATGGGAAACAAAGAGCGGTCTTGATTATGTGCCGACAAAAAAAATTACAAACAAAATAAAGGAATTAATCGACAAAAGGGCTCGCTTTATGTTTGGAAAAGAGATATATTTTAACATAAAACCAAAAGTGGCGGATGCAAAGGGAAGCACAGCAAATGCGGATAATGCGCAATTAAAAGAGGACGTTCTCTATAAAATATTAGATGCGAATAAATTCAATAGCAAATTACTAAAAGCATATAAAGATTATAGTATTGGCGGTAAGATCGCAATAAAGCTATGGGCGCAAAAAGAAATAGGATTAAAAATTATATTTTGCCCAGCGCAGGAATTTATTCCATTCTATGATATTGATGATATAGATAATTTGTATAAAGTTATATTTGTATATATGATACAAGACGCTATATTACCTAAAGAGCAAATCATTAAGAAACAAACATGGGAAATGATTAATGGTAAATGTATTCTTAATGAAGGTACTTATGACGGCACGGGCGCAGTAATAGAAACACCGTTCCAAGATTATAATACAGGATTAGATTTTATCCCGGTAATAATCATACAGAATGGCGGATTAACAGGCGAGACGGAAGGACGTTCAGACGTAGATTTATTATGGAGCAACCAAGATGCTTATAATAGATTGACGTCTGATGATATAGATGCACTTAGATTCCAGATGTTTGGGCAGAATGTCATAACGGATGCAAGCGAGGATTCAATTAAAAATATTGAAATAGCTCCAGGTGCAATGATAGATTTGCAAACAGACGCTGTTATGGATGGGAAACAGGCGACGGTGAGCAGATTGGAAAGTAGCTTTGGCTATAATGATAAGTACCAAGATACGGTGAATAGAATTAAAAATGATATGTATGATGCAATGTCAGTACCTAATATAGGGCTGGAGCAATTAAAAGGGCTTATGCAATCAGGTAAGAGCATGAAGGCGTTATATTGGGATATTATATCTGCATGCGAGGAAAGCTGGGGGGAATGGGGACCGGCATTAAATCAAATGGTAGATTATATCTTCAAAATGGTAGATGTATATAACCTTTATAACGCAAGAGATATCGTTAAATTTGATACTACTATGACAATAGAACATACATATCCGATACCGGAGGATGAAGCGGATCAGCAAAGGCTTGATTTGGAGAAAGTTGCTGCACAAGTTATGAGCAAAAAATCCTTCATAAAGAAATGGCAGGATGTGACAGACGTTGATGCAGAACTTGAGCAAATAATAACGGAAAGTGGCATGACGCAGGATAATTTCGTCCAGGCAGCAGCTAACGAATTAGGCGGCGGTACAAATGAATGA
- a CDS encoding phage scaffolding protein, producing the protein MDLKELLGEELYNQLMAKLGDKKIAIVSDGNWIPKEKFDTTNEEKKQYKQQVESLNKQLGELQKTVKDNEEAANTIEALKKQITDKETELNNTRKLSAIKLEVLKANPNDVTDILPHLKQDAINIADDGKITGLEEQIKGLKESKPYLFKEVQPTGTGGSLGNGSKGKIPQPAASLKDALSQFYNKK; encoded by the coding sequence ATGGATTTAAAAGAATTATTAGGAGAAGAATTATACAATCAGTTAATGGCAAAATTGGGTGATAAAAAAATAGCAATAGTAAGTGATGGGAATTGGATACCAAAAGAAAAATTTGATACTACAAATGAGGAAAAGAAGCAATATAAACAGCAGGTAGAGAGCTTAAATAAGCAACTTGGAGAATTACAAAAAACCGTCAAGGATAACGAGGAAGCTGCAAATACTATAGAAGCACTAAAAAAGCAAATCACAGATAAGGAAACCGAATTGAATAATACAAGAAAGTTAAGTGCTATAAAACTTGAGGTATTGAAAGCTAATCCTAACGATGTAACGGATATTTTACCGCACTTAAAACAAGATGCAATCAATATTGCAGACGATGGTAAAATAACAGGGCTTGAAGAACAAATAAAGGGATTAAAAGAGAGTAAACCTTATTTGTTTAAAGAAGTACAGCCGACGGGCACAGGAGGAAGTTTGGGGAATGGTAGCAAAGGTAAAATACCACAACCGGCAGCAAGTTTAAAAGATGCTTTATCACAATTTTATAATAAAAAATAA
- a CDS encoding phage capsid protein: MPVTLAQAKVGMANKVDQQVIDEFRRSSLLLDQLTFDDAVSPGTGGSTLTYGYVRLKTPAKAGFRDINNEYTPQVADREPHTANLKIFGGAFDIDRVIAETAGAVDEVNFQLQEKIKAASNLFHYTVINGDSAVDSKAFDGLNKALTGSSTEIGTATSIDLSTSDKLDTNYKAFLDALDDFLAELDGRPSFLAGNSKLMTKIKAVARRSGYLTPSEDSFGRKVDTYDGIPLLDLGYYVDDSGQTVPTVPIIDTRKPDGTTVVTGLTDLYAIRLGLDGFHAATVTGNRVIRTYLPDFTQPGAIKKGEVEMIAAVVLKSTRAAGVLRNIKVK, from the coding sequence ATGCCAGTAACATTAGCGCAGGCAAAGGTAGGAATGGCGAATAAGGTAGACCAGCAGGTTATAGACGAATTTAGGAGGAGTTCATTATTATTAGACCAGTTAACATTTGATGATGCAGTTTCACCAGGGACAGGCGGAAGTACCTTGACTTATGGATATGTAAGATTAAAGACACCGGCAAAAGCAGGATTTAGGGATATAAATAATGAATATACTCCACAGGTGGCAGATAGGGAACCGCATACTGCTAATTTAAAGATTTTTGGCGGAGCATTTGATATTGATAGGGTAATTGCCGAAACAGCAGGAGCAGTAGATGAGGTTAATTTCCAGTTGCAGGAGAAAATAAAGGCTGCAAGCAATTTATTCCATTATACGGTTATAAATGGTGATAGTGCAGTAGACTCAAAAGCGTTTGACGGGCTTAATAAGGCTTTGACAGGAAGCTCTACAGAAATTGGCACGGCAACTTCTATAGACTTAAGCACAAGTGATAAACTTGACACAAATTACAAAGCATTTTTAGATGCACTTGATGATTTCCTTGCAGAGCTTGATGGCAGACCTTCATTTTTAGCAGGAAATTCAAAACTCATGACAAAAATAAAAGCTGTTGCGAGAAGGTCTGGTTATTTGACACCATCTGAGGATTCATTTGGGAGAAAAGTTGATACTTATGATGGAATTCCTTTATTAGACCTTGGCTATTATGTCGACGATTCAGGTCAGACAGTACCGACAGTACCAATTATTGATACACGTAAACCAGATGGCACCACTGTAGTAACAGGTCTTACCGATTTATATGCTATAAGACTTGGACTTGATGGTTTCCATGCTGCGACAGTTACAGGGAATAGAGTTATTAGAACATATTTACCTGATTTTACACAGCCTGGAGCAATAAAGAAAGGCGAAGTTGAGATGATTGCAGCTGTAGTCTTAAAATCGACAAGAGCGGCAGGAGTTCTTCGCAATATAAAAGTTAAATAG
- a CDS encoding phage tail family protein: MAFIIPQQIGYLHFTYDGIDNEQYCIVSNAKRVMLPTITDYAVQVPKRPGQYYYGGNYGAREIDVDINIVGADETDLQGKIRAIAQWLDTGEDKPLIFSDEPDKVYYAHLNGATDITQFIRLGQGTLKFICDDPFAYSTQDTVIQAVNDIVQITNNGTMPAYPIIKGTIRAPGTFYAAVMADKYVMLGQPQSVNQAPIKPEELVLDDGCGDLAPWQTGGAVDGTDSIAGNVAEYGNYAFNVGSYGTGSGCHGPAIKRSLANPIQDFKVDVLCQVKNTYQGMGKLSIILLDVNGSIVGQLTVGDYWAADAENTVRAMAGRTGSGVKFFETYGLWHGYFNGFQGLIRLERKGNRWHCLFNEMDNYEVFGRLNSRRDEKYWIDTSNAYNAPIAQVEIYFGAYASYPTIIEQVDDIKVYKLNDVNADTQQAQIFQSGDTVEIDCAKACIRKNGEIQMDLLDLGSTFLSLPPGNSEIDIIPQGMADTEVSFQQRWL, encoded by the coding sequence ATGGCTTTTATAATACCGCAGCAAATAGGCTATTTACATTTCACATACGACGGCATAGACAATGAGCAGTATTGTATAGTATCGAATGCAAAACGTGTTATGCTGCCGACAATTACGGACTATGCGGTACAGGTTCCCAAAAGACCGGGACAATACTATTATGGCGGGAACTACGGGGCGAGAGAAATAGACGTAGATATAAATATAGTTGGTGCCGATGAAACAGATTTGCAAGGCAAGATTCGCGCCATAGCCCAATGGCTTGACACCGGAGAGGATAAACCGCTAATATTCAGCGACGAACCAGATAAAGTTTATTATGCACATTTAAATGGGGCAACCGATATAACGCAGTTTATACGACTCGGACAAGGCACGCTTAAATTTATCTGCGATGACCCATTCGCATATAGTACACAGGATACGGTTATACAGGCTGTAAATGATATAGTGCAAATAACCAATAACGGGACAATGCCTGCATATCCAATAATAAAGGGAACAATTAGGGCGCCGGGCACATTTTATGCGGCAGTTATGGCGGACAAATACGTAATGCTGGGGCAGCCGCAAAGCGTAAACCAGGCGCCCATTAAGCCAGAGGAATTAGTTTTAGATGATGGATGCGGCGATTTGGCACCGTGGCAAACAGGCGGGGCAGTAGACGGTACAGATAGTATAGCTGGCAACGTGGCGGAATATGGCAATTACGCTTTTAATGTTGGCAGTTACGGGACCGGTAGTGGATGCCATGGACCAGCGATAAAGCGCAGCCTGGCAAACCCAATACAGGATTTTAAAGTCGATGTACTATGCCAAGTCAAAAACACCTACCAAGGCATGGGGAAGCTATCAATTATTTTGCTTGATGTAAATGGCAGCATAGTAGGACAACTGACCGTCGGCGACTATTGGGCGGCAGATGCAGAGAATACGGTTAGAGCAATGGCAGGGCGTACAGGCAGCGGTGTAAAATTTTTTGAAACGTATGGATTATGGCATGGATATTTTAACGGCTTTCAGGGCTTGATACGGCTGGAGCGTAAAGGCAATAGATGGCACTGCCTATTCAACGAAATGGATAATTACGAAGTTTTCGGAAGATTGAATTCAAGACGGGATGAGAAATACTGGATAGATACAAGCAATGCCTATAATGCACCAATAGCGCAAGTAGAAATTTATTTTGGTGCATACGCAAGTTATCCAACAATAATTGAACAGGTCGACGACATAAAAGTATATAAGTTAAACGATGTAAATGCAGACACGCAGCAGGCGCAAATATTCCAATCCGGTGATACGGTGGAAATTGATTGTGCAAAGGCATGCATAAGGAAAAACGGAGAAATACAGATGGATTTATTGGACTTAGGCAGTACATTTCTATCACTGCCGCCGGGAAATAGCGAAATAGATATTATCCCGCAAGGAATGGCGGACACAGAAGTTAGTTTCCAGCAGAGGTGGTTATAA
- a CDS encoding phage tail spike protein, translating to MLFIFDKKTQKLKQVLNNDSPEAVPFWNDEHYERLSDGLLTYKFDTDVIADIQGNDLVALQDYDGNYVLFIATEVNDEHNGPAIKHVSCENAAMELNGNMIRPEKLSGITAQAALANVLQNTEWQVGIVEWLGTQDVEFKDYITVIAAVQQMAKQFSGEFRYRVTLQGGSITGKYIDLLLQRGSDTGKRFEYTKDIKDIQRIQNTQQVVTSLIGLGKSDANNNKLTFKNVVWSRANGKPADKPAGQDWVGDDNALQVWSRTGRNIEGIFEDNNQDDPSRLLQETWDALQERKNSVYSYVLDVALLEKVAGYEHEKVRLGDNVRVIDRTFNPALFLNARVVDLTISYTDPAKSKCTLGYFYPTFIQKYQIIDQIQQKISLNEGLWNSNKTAYYMKLNIAAINKDVNGIYTPNNFTASGKTQKGDALPEDYAGRFIISESTDGNTYTEKYRSAADETNKIYNINTANLQIIDIKFYQAGGFTALLDEQIIPIVCDGAQGPQGPQGPKGDTGPQGATGPQGPPGPILDWVQNWDGTKTVIKNQSIVTPKIFAGVNGGTAANPVLTGVAMGRDVLGGTNNAIGIVAYNNNIATIQIKTDGSAVFGTQTGKQFIVHPDGSVTTPKVSADDIDGGTLTLGGSNNTSGIAIVKDTNGNNAITLDNTGMSILCSKAVPGGVKVTDITSGILLFAASGDGVKCTSLMANSGITVGGTGIQHPVIDMDEDGNIIANGKVTAKGGYTKLGSIPAFTWSGTINMNTSVYITHNLGYNPIIATSGTVGNVQLTFAYSNSNTLRVNNYNVSSNNWTGTIYFW from the coding sequence ATGTTATTTATTTTTGACAAAAAAACACAGAAATTGAAGCAGGTACTAAATAATGATAGCCCAGAAGCAGTTCCATTTTGGAACGATGAGCATTACGAACGATTGAGTGATGGGTTACTAACTTATAAATTCGATACGGATGTAATAGCAGATATTCAGGGCAATGATTTGGTGGCATTGCAGGATTACGATGGAAATTACGTGCTATTTATTGCGACAGAAGTTAATGACGAGCATAATGGCCCAGCGATAAAGCATGTCAGCTGTGAAAATGCCGCAATGGAGCTTAATGGCAACATGATAAGACCCGAAAAGTTAAGCGGCATAACTGCCCAAGCCGCACTTGCAAACGTATTGCAAAACACCGAGTGGCAGGTTGGAATCGTAGAGTGGCTGGGCACGCAAGATGTAGAATTTAAGGATTATATTACTGTAATTGCAGCCGTGCAACAGATGGCAAAGCAATTTAGCGGGGAATTTAGGTATAGAGTAACGCTTCAGGGCGGCAGCATAACAGGAAAATATATAGACCTATTATTGCAGCGTGGAAGCGACACAGGCAAGCGTTTTGAGTATACAAAAGATATAAAGGATATACAGAGGATACAAAACACACAACAGGTTGTAACAAGCCTAATAGGATTAGGCAAGAGCGATGCAAACAATAATAAACTAACCTTTAAAAATGTTGTATGGAGTAGAGCTAACGGCAAACCAGCCGACAAACCCGCCGGGCAGGACTGGGTTGGCGACGATAACGCTCTTCAGGTATGGAGTAGGACCGGGCGTAACATAGAAGGTATATTCGAGGACAATAACCAAGACGACCCGTCAAGGTTACTGCAAGAAACATGGGATGCGCTGCAGGAAAGAAAAAACAGCGTATATTCGTATGTTTTGGATGTTGCATTGCTGGAGAAAGTTGCAGGATACGAACATGAGAAGGTAAGGCTTGGCGATAATGTAAGGGTAATTGATAGAACATTTAATCCCGCTTTATTCTTAAATGCTCGGGTGGTTGACTTGACGATATCCTATACAGACCCTGCCAAAAGCAAATGTACACTTGGCTATTTTTACCCTACGTTTATTCAAAAATATCAAATCATAGACCAGATTCAACAGAAAATTAGTCTGAATGAAGGCCTATGGAATTCCAATAAAACGGCATACTACATGAAACTGAATATTGCAGCAATAAATAAAGATGTAAACGGTATTTACACACCGAATAATTTTACTGCATCAGGTAAAACCCAAAAGGGAGACGCGCTGCCGGAGGATTACGCAGGCAGATTCATTATTTCCGAATCTACAGACGGAAACACGTATACAGAGAAATATAGAAGCGCTGCCGACGAAACAAACAAAATATACAATATTAATACCGCTAACTTACAAATAATTGATATAAAGTTTTACCAAGCAGGCGGATTTACAGCTCTGCTTGACGAACAAATCATACCGATAGTTTGCGATGGTGCGCAAGGACCACAAGGACCACAAGGACCTAAAGGTGATACAGGCCCACAAGGTGCAACTGGCCCACAAGGGCCTCCTGGCCCAATTTTGGACTGGGTGCAAAACTGGGATGGCACAAAAACGGTAATTAAAAATCAATCCATTGTAACACCGAAGATTTTTGCCGGTGTAAACGGCGGCACAGCGGCAAACCCAGTTTTGACAGGTGTTGCTATGGGCAGAGATGTTTTAGGCGGCACGAATAATGCTATAGGTATAGTTGCCTACAATAACAATATTGCCACGATACAGATTAAAACGGATGGAAGCGCCGTATTTGGCACGCAGACAGGAAAACAATTTATTGTTCATCCCGATGGTTCGGTTACAACGCCAAAGGTCAGCGCGGATGATATAGACGGTGGTACGCTTACACTAGGCGGCAGCAATAATACAAGCGGAATTGCAATAGTCAAAGATACAAATGGGAATAATGCTATTACTTTAGACAATACTGGAATGAGTATTTTATGCAGTAAGGCAGTCCCAGGCGGGGTTAAAGTGACAGACATAACAAGCGGAATTTTATTATTTGCAGCCAGTGGGGACGGTGTAAAATGTACAAGTCTTATGGCCAATAGCGGAATTACCGTCGGGGGGACTGGCATACAACACCCAGTAATAGATATGGATGAAGATGGCAATATAATAGCAAATGGCAAAGTAACCGCCAAAGGAGGATATACAAAGCTTGGCAGTATTCCGGCATTTACGTGGAGCGGCACAATCAATATGAATACCAGTGTATATATAACGCATAATTTAGGCTACAACCCAATTATTGCGACAAGCGGCACAGTTGGGAATGTACAATTAACGTTTGCGTATAGTAATAGCAACACATTAAGAGTTAATAATTACAATGTCAGCAGCAACAACTGGACAGGAACGATTTATTTTTGGTAG